In the Mya arenaria isolate MELC-2E11 chromosome 11, ASM2691426v1 genome, one interval contains:
- the LOC128207564 gene encoding lysophospholipase-like protein 1 isoform X2 yields MVLGMKQLTFPHLRILYPTAPPRPYTPMMGNLSTVWYDRSQISPNSPDNDTVGAMATQLAELVQCEVDLGIPLNRIIIGGFSMGGGMALHLGYKHLRGIAGVFAMSSFLSEQSTVYEALEKDNSGIPPLFMSHGEIDTLVDYSWGEATFRRLKELGVQGQFHRVPGLLHEMDNDTLTKLCAWITSLVPQSSAL; encoded by the exons ATGGTTTTGGGGATGAAGCAGCTCACATTTCCACATTTGAGGATTCTATATCCAACAGCACCTCCGAG ACCGTACACGCCAATGATGGGAAACCTATCCACAGTGTGGTATGACAGGTCACAGATTTCCCCAAACTCACCCGACAACGACACAGTGGGGGCCATGGCGACCCAGCTTGCTGAGCTCGTGCAGTGTGAGGTGGACCTTGGTATACCCCTCAATAGGATCATCATTG GAGGGTTTTCCATGGGTGGAGGAATGGCCTTGCATCTAGGTTACAAACACCTCCGAGGAATTGCTGGGGTGTTTGCAATGTCCAGTTTCCTTAGCGAACAGTCAACAGTGTATGAG GCGCTAGAGAAGGATAACTCAGGGATCCCTCCATTATTCATGTCCCATGGAGAGATTGACACGCTGGTTGACTACTCCTGGGGAGAGGCGACTTTCAGGAGACTGAAGGAGCTGGGCGTGCAGGGACAGTTTCACAGAGTGCCTGGGCTGTTACATGAAATGGACAATGATACGCTCACAAAGCTGTGTGCCTGGATTACTTCCCTTGTACCACAGAGCAGTGCATTGTAG